A DNA window from Actinomadura coerulea contains the following coding sequences:
- a CDS encoding zinc-dependent alcohol dehydrogenase family protein, with the protein MTATRAAVLVESGRPAPYAASRPLEIAELRLDPPGHGELLVRIGAAGLCHSDLSVINGSRPRPLPMALGHEAAGEVVETGPGTEFAPGDHVVLAFVPACGHCERCVAGRPALCGPGAEANGAGTLLGGGRRFRAPDGTRPHHHLGVSAFSEYTVVSSRSAVKIDRDLPFDVAALFGCAVLTGAGAALYSAAVAPGDTVAVFGLGGVGLSAVLAAKAAGASTVLAVDVVASKRDLAERLGARPVAGGPDAVEAVRDLTAGGAEKVIDTTGVVAVLEQAYAATRPGGTTVTVGLPAPGAPLTLPALSLVAEERTLRGSYLGSCVPRRDVPRFIALYRDGALPVDALLSGRLPLDEINAGFDRLHTAEAVRQLITFP; encoded by the coding sequence ATGACCGCCACCCGCGCAGCCGTCCTCGTCGAGTCGGGGCGCCCCGCCCCGTACGCCGCGTCCCGTCCCCTGGAGATCGCCGAGCTCCGCCTCGACCCGCCCGGCCACGGCGAGCTCCTGGTCCGGATCGGCGCCGCCGGCCTCTGCCACTCCGACCTGTCCGTCATCAACGGGTCCCGCCCGCGCCCCCTCCCCATGGCGCTCGGGCACGAGGCCGCGGGCGAGGTCGTGGAGACCGGTCCGGGCACCGAGTTCGCGCCCGGCGACCACGTCGTGCTCGCGTTCGTCCCGGCGTGCGGGCACTGCGAGCGCTGCGTCGCCGGACGTCCCGCCCTCTGCGGGCCGGGCGCCGAGGCCAACGGCGCCGGGACCCTGCTCGGCGGCGGCCGGCGGTTCCGCGCCCCGGACGGGACGCGCCCGCACCACCATCTCGGCGTCTCGGCGTTCTCCGAGTACACCGTCGTCTCGTCCCGCTCCGCGGTGAAGATCGACCGCGACCTGCCCTTCGACGTCGCCGCGCTGTTCGGCTGCGCCGTCCTCACCGGTGCCGGGGCCGCCCTCTACAGCGCGGCCGTCGCGCCGGGCGACACCGTCGCCGTCTTCGGCCTCGGGGGCGTCGGCCTGTCCGCCGTCCTGGCCGCCAAGGCCGCCGGAGCCTCCACCGTCCTCGCCGTGGACGTCGTCGCCTCCAAGCGGGACCTCGCCGAGCGCCTCGGCGCCCGGCCCGTCGCGGGCGGACCGGACGCCGTCGAGGCGGTCCGCGACCTGACGGCCGGCGGCGCGGAGAAGGTGATCGACACGACGGGCGTCGTCGCCGTCCTCGAACAGGCCTACGCGGCCACCCGTCCCGGCGGCACGACCGTCACCGTCGGCCTCCCGGCCCCCGGCGCGCCCCTCACCCTGCCCGCCCTCAGCCTCGTCGCCGAGGAGCGGACCCTGCGCGGCAGCTACCTCGGCTCCTGCGTTCCCCGGCGGGACGTCCCCCGCTTCATCGCCCTCTACCGCGACGGCGCCCTCCCCGTGGACGCCCTCCTCAGCGGCCGTCTCCCCCTCGACGAGATCAACGCGGGCTTCGACCGCCTCCACACCGCCGAGGCCGTTCGCCAGCTCATAACCTTTCCTTGA
- a CDS encoding acyl-CoA thioesterase has protein sequence MTGEYLYWENVPTRWKDNDVYGHVNNVVHYSLMDTVINEWMIRTAGFDPAASGSIALCVESHCEYKAEAAFPDTIRVGLRVGKLGRSSVRWEIGMLRGSDGALVAEGHFVHVFVDRGTRRPVEITGTVRTEMRKLLAA, from the coding sequence ATGACCGGCGAGTACCTGTACTGGGAGAACGTCCCGACGCGGTGGAAGGACAACGACGTCTATGGGCACGTCAACAACGTCGTCCACTACTCGCTGATGGACACCGTCATCAACGAGTGGATGATCCGGACCGCCGGCTTCGACCCCGCGGCCTCCGGCTCGATCGCGCTGTGCGTCGAGTCCCACTGCGAGTACAAGGCCGAGGCGGCGTTCCCCGACACGATCCGCGTCGGGCTCCGCGTCGGCAAGCTCGGCCGGTCCAGCGTCCGCTGGGAGATCGGCATGCTGCGCGGCTCGGACGGCGCGCTCGTCGCCGAGGGCCACTTCGTCCACGTGTTCGTCGACCGCGGCACCCGCCGCCCGGTCGAGATCACCGGGACGGTCCGCACCGAGATGCGGAAGCTGCTGGCCGCATGA